In Anopheles gambiae chromosome 2, idAnoGambNW_F1_1, whole genome shotgun sequence, a single window of DNA contains:
- the LOC1270883 gene encoding CAAX prenyl protease 2, whose amino-acid sequence MFVVFGALFTDVHNFFSAPSDRWRALFKRCGYFLLICFPLGPAFELPGGTCHTASPACQTNAKVEQLVPILQRWDLFVRIWSAGMANEITTEQHPEATGTVTVYLSPFVSVGACFVISVIYVASLYVWNSKHDRDHPSTIKRRFFSVFVVMLVAPFFVLTLTSKDVFQRYTMWQIMGFRKEGLFTATFVPLLLTMVLFLGPLSVQLSNGIWRIYSEPMYWMNAVRNLVWLRNHLVAPLSEEFTFRACMLPLLLQTFRPSIAMLITPLLFGLAHLHHIKERLQNGRPLREVLIISFFQFFYTTIFGIYSAHLFVRSGHFVAPFVVHAFCNHMGFPDVQEVQSQPQRKKYLFIGFYVLGLVGWIVLLPTLTTPSWYTNNLFWAGEL is encoded by the exons ATGTTTGTTGTCTTTGGTGCACTATTTACGGATGTGCATAACTTTTTCTCCGCACCAAGCGATCGGTGGAGAGCATTATTCAAACGTTGCGGTTATTTTTTGCTCATTTGCTTCCCCCTCGGTCCTGCGTTCGAACTCCCTGGCGGTACCTGCCATACCGCATCACCAGCTTGCCAAACGAATGCCAAAGTGGAACAGCTGGTACCGATTTTGCAGCGCTGGGATCTGTTCGTGAGGATTTGGTCTGCCGGTATGGCAAACGAGATAACCACGGAACAGCATCCGGAGGCCACGGGCACAGTGACCGTTTACCTATCGCCCTTCGTGTCGGTTGGGGCCTGTTTTGTGATATCCGTAATTTATGTCGCTAGCTTGTACGTATGGAACTCCAAACACGACCG CGATCATCCTTCAACCATAAAGCGACGGTTTTTTAGCGTGTTTGTGGTAATGCTCGTAGCTCCATTTTTCGTGCTAACCCTTACCAGCAAGGATGTGTTCCAGCGGTACACGATGTGGCAGATAATGGGCTTCCGGAAGGAAGGGCTGTTTACCGCCACGTTCGTTCCCCTGCTCCTCACGATGGTTCTGTTTCTCGGTCCGCTCAGCGTACAGCTATCGAACGGCATCTGGCGCATCTACTCCGAGCCGATGTACTGGATGAATGCGGTGCGCAATCTGGTGTGGCTGCGGAACCACCTCGTGGCGCCACTGTCGGAGGAATTCACCTTTCGTGCCTGTATGTTGCCCCTGCTGCTGCAAACGTTTCGACCATCAATCGCAATGCTGATCACACCGCTTCTGTTCGGGCTGGCGCATCTGCACCATATTAAGGAGCGCCTGCAGAACGGGCGCCCACTGCGGGAGGTGCTGATAATATCGTTCTTCCAATTTTTCTACACCACCATCTTTGGCATCTACTCGGCACATCTATTCGTGCGGTCGGGACATTTTGTCGCACCGTTCGTTGTGCATGCCTTCTGCAACCATATGGGATTTCCCGACGTCCAGGAGGTGCAATCGCAACCGCAACGTAAAAAGTATCTGTTCATTGGATTTTATGTGCTCGGGCTGGTCGGGTGGATTGTCCTACTGCCTACGCTAACAACGCCAAGCTGGTACACTAACAATTTGTTCTGGGCTGGTGAACTATAA
- the LOC3290958 gene encoding aprataxin, with amino-acid sequence METVPCTMANSEPETAQLVPEHWSYQLVRELNDESLHLKSTSKSIAMRDLYPKARYHFLVLPRKNINTLHELTIDDVALLKDMYGLAQSVIKEGGLDTKQFNFGYHLKPHIKRLHLHVISKDFDSPCLKRRHHWTIFNSDIFQSHDAVLAELKMHGKIYERPDAYIAALRNGPLKCNVCLYETDNLQTMKKHIAVHTKPHLMLPAFPTNTTIM; translated from the exons ATGGAAACTGTACCATGCACCATGGCTAATTCCGAGCCAGAAACTGCCCAACTTGTGCCCGAACATTGGTCGTATCAATTAGTGCGCGAATTAAACGATGAAAGTCTACATTTAAAAAGTACCAGCAAATCCATCGCCATGCGTGATTTATATCCTAAGGCTCGCTATCACTTTCTAGTGCTGCCAAGAAAGAATATTAATACGTTGCACGAG CTCACAATTGACGACGTTGCGCTGCTGAAGGACATGTACGGGCTGGCACAAAGTGTGATCAAAGAAGGCGGACTGGATACGAAACAGTTCAACTTTGGATACCACCTAAAGCCGCACATTAAACGGTTGCATCTGCATGTGATTTCGAAGGACTTTGATTCGCCGTGCTTGAAGCGAAGACATCACTGGACAATTTTCAATTCAGACATTTTCCAGTCGCACGATG CGGTATTGGCTGAGCTGAAAATGCATGGAAAGATATACGAACGTCCGGATGCCTACATTGCAGCATTACGCAATGGGCCACTTAAGTGTAACGtctgtttgtatgaaacaGACAATTTACAGACGATGAAAAAACATATCGCCGTTCATACCAAACCGCATCTTATGTTACCGGCTTTTCCAACCAATACGACAATAATGTAG